A window from Fragaria vesca subsp. vesca linkage group LG5, FraVesHawaii_1.0, whole genome shotgun sequence encodes these proteins:
- the LOC101310126 gene encoding putative disease resistance RPP13-like protein 1-like: protein MEDTGISYFNYFENKGYFLPSRCNFGVDFDSVSSVTCNSNNLYKINTEKADVSKKKTSRDHYSRAVDPVSISRHTVSQAEDGLKLVDEPSIAENKISMVDSYFGALEVVSVSENTLSRANDLRAREMVSGYTASELDYFRAADANLYGTSATTTRHLSLTFKDIDDMSFEKLKELKELRTLLFLSDSGSSITHVPRNFFWSLKFLRTLKLRGTLISELPSSIRNVKELRYLDVSYTPITQLPESITYLHNLQTLKLRGCVQFYQLPKELEQLTKLRHIELDIMRQLDSLPANLGKLTHLQTLSAFLVDKDDGCCIGQLKNLNDLKGALCISRLENVMKVEEAEEASLVQKKCLETLELRWSHLLSTNKEKQEEILEWLEPHYGLKELQIHHYGGSKLPTWISNPSFADLVAVTLYRCNNCVLLPSMGNLPALKVLSIMEMNEVTEINHQFFRNGLADDQAFSAFPKLETLEIDIMVNLKDWQEVQKGDLPSLLKLTVVSCPELVTLPSLSSLNLLKHLEFRSCPKLQPSDQLPDSLEALMIVDCPRIKEWFHEGDGAEWSKKHRTIWLDEEEIKL from the exons ATGGAGGATACTGGCATTTCGTATTTCAATTACTTCGAGAATAAAGGTTATTTTTTGCCCTCAAGATGTAATTTTGGAGTGGATTTTGATTCGGTCTCCTCGGTGACTTGCAATTCCAACAACCTGTACAAGATAAATACTGAAAAGGCTGATGTTTCAAAAAAAAAAACTTCTCGGGATCATTATTCCAGAGCAGTGGATCCGGTTTCTATCTCACGACACACAGTTTCTCAGGCTGAGGATGGATTAAAATTGGTGGATGAGCCTTCTATTGCAGAAAACAAAATTTCTATGGTTGATAGTTATTTTGGAGCCCTGGAAGTGGTTTCTGTTTCAGAAAACACACTTTCCCGGGCTAATGATTTGAGAGCCAGGGAAATGGTTTCAGGGTACACAGCTTCTGAGCTTGATTATTTTAGAGCTGCAGATGCAAATCTGTATGGAACCTCTGCAACTACAACACGACATTTGTCTTTGACGTTTAAAGACATCGATGATATGAGTTTTGAAAAACTGAAGGAACTGAAGGAACTGCGCACACTGCTTTTTCTCTCGGATAGTGGATCTTCCATTACGCATGTTCCTCGTAATTTCTTCTGGAGCTTAAAGTTCTTGAGAACGTTGAAGTTGCGTGGAACACTCATATCTGAACTGCCAAGCTCCATTCGGAATGTCAAAGAATTACGATATCTTGATGTCTCTTACACACCCATTACACAGTTGCCTGAATCAATAACTTACCTTCATAATTTACAAACCTTAAAACTTAGAGGTTGTGTACAATTTTATCAGTTACCTAAGGAACTGGAGCAGCTAACCAAGCTGCGCCATATTGAACTTGATATCATGAGGCAACTGGATTCCTTGCCTGCAAACTTGGGAAAGTTGACTCACCTGCAGACACTGTCAGCATTTCTTGTTGATAAAGATGATGGGTGCTGTATCGGACAGTTGAAGAATTTGAATGACCTCAAAGGAGCACTCTGCATTTCAAGGCTTGAAAACGTGATGAAAGTGGAAGAGGCCGAGGAAGCTTCTTTGGTTCAGAAGAAATGTCTCGAAACGTTGGAGCTCCGGTGGAGTCATCTGTTATCTACTAATAAAGAGAAGCAAGAAGAAATCCTTGAATGGCTGGAACCCCATTATGGCCTTAAAGAGTTACAAATACACCACTATGGTGGGTCAAAACTTCCAACTTGGATTAGTAATCCATCTTTTGCTGACCTTGTTGCTGTTACCCTCTATAGATGCAACAATTGTGTACTTCTCCCTTCCATGGGAAATTTACCAGCACTAAAAGTGCTTTCCATTATGGAGATGAATGAGGTGACAGAAATCAATCATCAATTTTTCAGAAATGGCCTAGCTGATGATCAAGCTTTCTCTGCATTTCCAAAACTTGAGACACTAGAAATTGACATCATGGTCAATCTGAAAGATTGGCAGGAGGTTCAGAAAGGTGACTTGCCATCTCTACTTAAGCTCACAGTGGTCTCTTGTCCAGAACTTGTAACACTTCCATCACTTTCAAGCCTAAATTTACTCAAGCATTTGGAATTTAGGAGTTGTCCAAAGCTTCAGCCCAGTGATCAACTACCAGATTCCCTTGAAGCATTGATGATTGTAGATTGCCCTCGAATCAAAGAATGGTTCCATGAGGGGGATGGTGCAGAATGGAGCAAGAAGCATCGCACCATATGGCTTGATGAGGAAGAG ATAAAGTTGTAA
- the LOC101306053 gene encoding TMV resistance protein N-like translates to MATSSRSGVPFPSSSEPPWKYDVFLSFRGSDTRRNFTDHLYMALEQAGVRVFRDDEELMRGESTAVALLTAIVESKISIVVFSKNYASSSWCLDELVKILECKSMYGQMVTPVFYDVKPSDVKFQRDSFAYAFDKHEKRYDMDKVLMWRDALTSVANITGWDVSNYGFESEVIRNIVVTITELLENPEVDVEDLPEMDDGQLVDPEVTVAKFHVGIQSRVEDLASHLDVGSDEVQIVGIFGVQGIGKTTVAKAMYERYRNSFDSACFLVNVRDTIKEPNGLISLQEQLHDLLETKIDVGVVSAGFQRIKRERRVLLIIDDIDDKKQLEQLAIERARFGSGSRIVIIAREEALLKQLKVDTTYSPRPMNKEEAIELFSWHAFGKCSPNEKYSEHSKTVVAFLGGLPLLLTVIGHDLYGKGMKRL, encoded by the exons ATGGCCACCAGCAGCAGAAGCGGTGTACCATTTCCTTCGTCCTCGGAACCACCATGGAAGTACGATGTCTTCTTGAGCTTTAGAGGTTCAGATACACGCCGCAACTTCACAGATCATCTCTACATGGCATTGGAACAAGCTGGAGTCCGCGTCTTTCGTGATGATGAGGAACTAATGAGAGGGGAATCAACGGCAGTTGCTCTGCTGACAGCAATAGTAGAGTCGAAGATCTCTATCGTCGTCTTCTCCAAAAATTATGCAAGTTCCAGTTGGTGTCTGGACGAGCTGGTAAAGATCTTGGAGTGTAAATCAATGTATGGACAAATGGTGACTCCAGTATTCTATGACGTTAAACCTTCAGATGTGAAATTCCAGAGGGATAGTTTTGCATACGCATTTGACAAACATGAAAAGCGCTACGATATGGATAAGGTGCTGATGTGGAGAGATGCTCTAACTTCTGTTGCAAATATAACGGGCTGGGATGTTTCAAACTACGG GTTTGAATCAGAAGTCATCAGGAACATTGTAGTGACAATTACTGAACTGTTGGAGAACCCAGAAGTGGATGTTGAAGACTTGCCGGAAATGGATGATGGACAGTTGGTGGACCCAGAAGTGACTGTAGCCAAGTTTCATGTTGGAATTCAGTCTCGGGTGGAAGATTTGGCTAGTCATCTAGATGTTGGGTCAGATGAGGTACAAATAGTTGGAATTTTCGGGGTGCAGGGAATTGGCAAAACGACGGTTGCCAAAGCTATGTATGAACGATATCGTAATAGCTTTGACAGTGCATGTTTCCTTGTCAATGTGAGGGACACTATAAAAGAACCGAATGGTCTGATTAGTTTGCAGGAACAACTTCATGATCTCTTGGAAACAAAGATAGACGTAGGAGTTGTTTCTGCAGGGTTTCAACGGATCAAAAGAGAAAGAAGGGTACTACTCATAATCGATGACATAGATGATAAAAAGCAACTAGAACAATTGGCCATTGAACGTGCTAGGTTTGGTTCTGGAAGTAGAATTGTCATAATAGCAAGAGAGGAAGCTCTGCTGAAGCAACTTAAAGTTGATACAACATATTCACCACGACCAATGAACAAAGAGGAAGCGATTGAGCTCTTTAGTTGGCATGCCTTTGGGAAGTGTTCTCCTAATGAAAAATATTCTGAACACTCAAAAACTGTTGTTGCTTTTTTGGGGGGTTTGCCACTACTTCTTACAGTCATAGGTCATGATCTTTATGGAAAAGGCATGAAAAG GTTATGA